In Pseudomonas sp. MYb327, one DNA window encodes the following:
- the metR gene encoding transcriptional regulator MetR, producing MLEIRHLKTLHALREADSLVDAADRLHLTQSALSHQFKELEERMGMPLFVRKTKPVRFTSAGLRLLQLADATLPLLRAAERDIARLAGGTAGRLHMAIECHSCFQWLMPTIDQFRDAWPEVELDLASGFSFAPLPALARGDLDLVVTSDPVELVGITYVPLFTYEAMLAVANQHKLASKAYIVPEDLLTETLITYPVERDRLDIFTRFLEPADIEPAQVRTSELTVMMMQLVASGRGVCGMPHWALHEYSSRGYVKAKRLGDKGLFATLYAAIRADMLDAPYMRDFLLTAKDTSFSTLDGVSAVR from the coding sequence GTGCTTGAAATCCGTCACCTGAAGACCCTGCACGCCTTGCGCGAAGCCGACAGCCTGGTGGACGCGGCCGACCGCCTGCATCTGACCCAGTCGGCGCTGTCCCACCAGTTCAAGGAACTGGAAGAGCGCATGGGCATGCCGCTGTTCGTGCGCAAGACCAAACCGGTGCGTTTCACCAGCGCCGGTTTGCGCCTGCTGCAACTGGCCGACGCCACCCTGCCGCTGCTGCGCGCCGCCGAGCGCGACATCGCGCGGCTGGCCGGTGGCACCGCCGGGCGTTTGCACATGGCAATCGAGTGCCACAGTTGCTTCCAGTGGTTGATGCCGACCATCGACCAGTTCCGCGATGCCTGGCCGGAAGTTGAACTGGATCTGGCTTCGGGTTTCTCGTTTGCACCCTTGCCCGCGCTGGCCCGCGGCGATCTGGATCTGGTGGTGACTTCTGATCCGGTGGAGCTGGTCGGCATTACGTATGTGCCGCTGTTCACCTATGAAGCGATGCTCGCGGTGGCCAACCAGCACAAACTGGCAAGCAAGGCCTACATCGTCCCGGAAGACTTGCTCACGGAAACCCTGATCACTTACCCGGTGGAGCGTGATCGGCTGGACATCTTCACTCGTTTCCTGGAGCCCGCCGACATCGAACCGGCGCAAGTCCGCACCTCGGAACTGACGGTGATGATGATGCAACTGGTGGCCAGTGGACGCGGCGTGTGCGGCATGCCCCATTGGGCGCTGCATGAATACAGTTCACGGGGTTATGTGAAGGCCAAGCGTCTGGGCGATAAGGGTTTGTTTGCGACGCTGTACGCGGCGATCCGGGCGGACATGCTGGATGCGCCATACATGCGTGACTTCTTGCTGACGGCGAAAGACACGTCGTTTTCGACACTGGATGGGGTCAGCGCCGTTCGCTGA
- a CDS encoding glucosyltransferase domain-containing protein: MGRFSDFFIKELGRRQVWLFFLLATLVYVLPLILADYPYIDDNWRSLSAGMAWAKEGRLFAELFYNALTFSNAAPNIFPLPLLIATLAMSWALTSLTFHYFPQPTIACCLVLLPLWYNPFFLQNLSYQYDGPVMTLSVVAVIYAVTFHHPSRSVQWLVPAFLIALALGLYQVSINVFLGLCCLDLLRSAHDKTPWSQWRVLIGRRIAQIVLGWLIYCVTAYPFMGEGRTSLLNGSAQPWLQIDINIARVLEKIVLLFHGGMAWVFAGLLLCAIAGAVRLGWRVVERKDTGGKNWLIGLLCLLTVPAVLLLVSGVALFFRDFNEGARTLMGFAVLLVLMFYLSYLALAPLHERLPLLLAVPLLAMLSLSFAYGRVLTVQKTFATSALFSLERDIASHQALREAKRIYMSVSYSDHWLVGAAGSFKRMPVLHYLLNVDFYMLAENLPTVGITNVVAEKERRNATRVGYLGYSPLVESQYYRIYLIGDYGFIVMKEPAPIKALRW; the protein is encoded by the coding sequence ATGGGCAGGTTCAGCGATTTCTTCATCAAGGAACTCGGGCGCCGCCAGGTTTGGTTGTTTTTTCTGCTGGCGACCCTGGTGTATGTCCTGCCGCTGATCCTCGCGGACTATCCCTACATTGATGACAACTGGCGCTCGCTGTCGGCCGGCATGGCCTGGGCCAAGGAAGGGCGGTTGTTCGCCGAGCTGTTCTATAACGCGCTGACGTTCAGCAATGCCGCGCCAAACATCTTTCCGTTGCCGCTGTTGATCGCGACCCTGGCCATGTCCTGGGCGCTGACCAGCCTGACCTTTCACTATTTTCCCCAGCCCACGATCGCCTGTTGCCTGGTGCTGTTGCCGCTCTGGTACAACCCGTTTTTCCTGCAAAACCTGTCGTATCAATATGACGGTCCCGTCATGACCTTGAGTGTGGTGGCGGTGATTTACGCCGTCACGTTTCATCACCCTTCGCGCAGCGTGCAATGGCTGGTACCGGCGTTCCTTATAGCGTTGGCGCTGGGCCTTTATCAGGTCAGCATCAATGTGTTTTTGGGCCTGTGTTGCCTGGACTTGCTCAGGTCCGCCCATGACAAAACACCGTGGTCGCAGTGGCGTGTTCTGATTGGCCGGAGAATCGCTCAGATCGTGCTTGGCTGGTTGATTTACTGCGTCACGGCCTATCCGTTCATGGGTGAGGGGCGCACGTCGCTGCTGAACGGATCGGCGCAGCCGTGGCTGCAAATCGACATCAACATTGCCCGAGTGCTGGAAAAAATCGTGCTGCTGTTCCACGGCGGTATGGCTTGGGTGTTTGCCGGATTGTTGCTCTGCGCCATTGCCGGTGCTGTTCGCCTGGGCTGGAGGGTGGTTGAGCGCAAGGACACTGGGGGGAAGAACTGGCTGATCGGGCTGCTGTGTCTGCTGACCGTGCCCGCTGTGTTGTTGCTGGTGTCCGGTGTGGCGTTGTTTTTCCGCGACTTCAACGAAGGCGCCAGAACCTTGATGGGGTTCGCCGTGCTATTGGTGCTGATGTTCTATTTGAGCTATTTGGCGCTGGCGCCGCTGCATGAGCGATTGCCGCTGCTGTTGGCGGTGCCGTTGCTCGCGATGCTGTCGCTGTCATTTGCTTACGGGCGAGTGCTGACGGTGCAAAAAACCTTCGCAACCAGCGCGTTGTTCAGCCTTGAGCGCGACATCGCCAGCCATCAAGCACTGCGCGAGGCCAAGCGCATTTACATGTCGGTGAGCTATTCCGATCACTGGCTGGTGGGAGCGGCGGGATCGTTCAAGCGGATGCCCGTGTTGCACTATCTGTTGAACGTCGACTTTTACATGCTGGCCGAAAACCTGCCCACAGTGGGCATCACCAACGTGGTGGCGGAGAAAGAGCGGCGTAATGCGACACGGGTGGGTTATCTAGGCTATTCGCCGCTGGTGGAGAGTCAGTACTACCGGATTTACCTGATTGGCGATTACGGTTTTATCGTGATGAAAGAACCGGCCCCGATCAAAGCGCTGCGTTGGTGA
- a CDS encoding GNAT family N-acetyltransferase, which yields MWIEQLDASHALAYRELMLEAYDRHPQAFTSSVRERTAMPLSWWESRLTGKLDVVFGAFEEGKLAGIVGLAFEPREKARHKATLFGMYVSANVRQRGLGYQLVQAVLAEAQAHQGLRLIKLTVTAGNDAAFNLYRRCGFIQFGLEPMAVRVGEEYFDKIHMWREL from the coding sequence ATGTGGATTGAACAGCTCGATGCCAGTCATGCCCTGGCGTACCGGGAATTGATGCTGGAAGCCTATGACCGTCACCCCCAGGCGTTCACCTCCAGCGTGCGCGAACGGACGGCCATGCCGCTGAGTTGGTGGGAGTCGCGCCTGACCGGCAAGCTGGATGTGGTGTTCGGTGCATTCGAAGAGGGCAAGTTGGCGGGCATCGTTGGCCTGGCTTTTGAGCCTCGGGAGAAGGCGCGGCACAAGGCAACGCTGTTTGGCATGTACGTGTCTGCCAACGTCCGCCAGCGCGGGCTGGGTTATCAACTGGTGCAGGCGGTTTTGGCCGAAGCACAGGCGCATCAAGGACTGCGGTTGATCAAGTTGACCGTCACTGCGGGCAATGATGCGGCGTTCAATCTGTACCGGCGCTGCGGCTTCATCCAGTTCGGCCTTGAGCCGATGGCGGTGCGCGTCGGTGAGGAATACTTCGACAAGATCCACATGTGGCGAGAGCTCTAA
- a CDS encoding FMN-binding glutamate synthase family protein, with translation MSLSLLSRYAFFAVCVIFTLASLPFLEHDWLWPITAVTGVLSLIGIFDLLQSPHAVRRNYPILGNIRYLVEAIRPEIRQYLLESDSDALPFSRAQRSLVYSRAKNESADKPFGTLIDVYQSGFEFIGHSMRPAPLSDPSGFRVTVGGPQCTQPYSASVFNISAMSFGSLSANAIRALNQGAKLGNFAHDTGEGSISAYHREHGGDLTWELGSGYFGCRTSDGRFDPERFAAQARTPQVRMIEIKMSQGAKPGHGGILPKHKVTQEIADTRGILMGEDCISPSRHSAFSTPIEMMHFIQQLRELSGGKPVGFKFCLGHPWEFMGIAKAMLETGILPDFIVVDGKEGGTGAAPVEFTDHIGVPMREGLLFVHNTLIGLNLRDKIKLGASGKIVSAFDIASVLAIGADWANSARGFMFAIGCIQSQSCHTNKCPTGVATQDTLRQRALVVPDKAQRVYNFHRNTLKGLAEMLAAAGLEHPSQLSAKHLVRRMSATEIKLFSQLHVFLKPGELLTGEVNGEFYSRMWQMARADSFEPNEIAAA, from the coding sequence ATGAGCCTGTCACTCCTGAGCCGCTACGCCTTCTTTGCCGTCTGCGTGATCTTCACCCTCGCCAGCCTGCCTTTCCTCGAACACGACTGGCTCTGGCCAATCACCGCCGTCACCGGCGTGCTCAGCCTGATCGGCATTTTCGATCTGCTGCAAAGCCCCCACGCGGTGCGGCGCAATTATCCGATCCTCGGCAACATCCGTTATCTGGTCGAAGCCATCCGCCCGGAAATCCGCCAGTACCTGCTCGAATCCGACAGCGATGCCCTGCCCTTCTCCCGGGCCCAGCGCTCGCTGGTGTATTCCCGGGCCAAGAATGAAAGCGCCGACAAACCGTTCGGTACGCTGATCGACGTGTATCAGTCGGGTTTCGAATTCATCGGCCACTCCATGCGCCCGGCGCCGTTGAGCGACCCCAGCGGCTTTCGCGTGACAGTCGGCGGCCCGCAATGCACCCAGCCCTATTCCGCCTCGGTGTTCAACATCTCGGCCATGAGTTTCGGCTCGCTCAGCGCCAACGCCATTCGCGCGTTGAACCAGGGCGCCAAACTCGGCAACTTCGCCCACGACACCGGTGAAGGCAGCATCAGCGCGTATCACCGCGAACACGGTGGCGACCTGACCTGGGAACTGGGCAGCGGCTATTTCGGTTGTCGCACCAGCGACGGCCGTTTCGACCCGGAGCGCTTCGCGGCGCAAGCCCGGACGCCACAAGTGCGGATGATCGAAATCAAGATGAGCCAAGGCGCCAAACCCGGTCATGGCGGGATCCTGCCCAAGCACAAGGTCACCCAGGAAATCGCCGACACCCGCGGCATCCTGATGGGCGAGGACTGCATCTCGCCATCACGCCACAGCGCGTTTTCCACACCGATCGAAATGATGCATTTCATTCAGCAGTTGCGTGAGCTGTCCGGTGGCAAACCGGTGGGTTTCAAGTTCTGCCTCGGCCACCCTTGGGAATTCATGGGCATTGCCAAGGCCATGCTGGAAACCGGCATCCTCCCGGACTTCATCGTCGTCGACGGCAAGGAGGGTGGCACCGGCGCCGCGCCTGTGGAGTTCACCGACCACATCGGCGTGCCGATGCGCGAAGGCCTGCTGTTCGTGCACAACACCCTGATTGGCCTGAACCTGCGGGACAAAATCAAACTCGGCGCCAGTGGCAAAATCGTCAGCGCCTTCGACATCGCCAGCGTCCTGGCCATCGGCGCCGACTGGGCCAACTCGGCGCGTGGTTTCATGTTCGCCATCGGCTGCATCCAGTCGCAGTCCTGCCACACCAACAAATGCCCGACCGGCGTCGCCACCCAAGACACCCTGCGCCAGCGCGCGCTGGTGGTGCCGGACAAGGCCCAGCGCGTCTACAACTTCCATCGCAACACGCTCAAGGGCCTGGCGGAAATGCTCGCCGCTGCCGGCCTCGAACATCCGTCGCAGTTGTCGGCCAAACACTTGGTGCGGCGCATGTCGGCGACCGAGATCAAACTGTTCTCGCAGCTGCACGTGTTCCTGAAACCGGGTGAGCTGCTGACCGGTGAAGTGAATGGCGAGTTCTACTCGCGGATGTGGCAGATGGCCCGAGCCGACAGTTTCGAACCCAACGAAATCGCCGCCGCGTGA
- a CDS encoding LysE family translocator, translating to MIPIQDLLIFAAAALLMVLTPGPNMIYLISRSICQGRKAGVTSLLGVVAGFFVHLFAAAAGLTAVFLAVPMAYEVLKWAGALYLLWLAWQAVKPGARSPFEAQQLPPDSSRKLITMGFLTSALNPKIAVFYLSVFPQFITPEHGLVFTQSIVLGLTQISVSFCINLLIALFAASIASWFINNPTWLAVQRYFMGFVLGGLALRLMLEQRRAV from the coding sequence ATGATCCCGATCCAGGATTTGCTGATTTTCGCCGCTGCCGCGTTGCTGATGGTACTGACGCCGGGGCCGAACATGATCTATCTGATCTCCCGTTCGATCTGCCAGGGGCGCAAGGCCGGTGTGACGTCGTTGCTGGGCGTGGTGGCGGGTTTTTTCGTCCACCTGTTCGCCGCTGCGGCTGGTTTGACGGCGGTGTTCCTTGCGGTGCCGATGGCTTATGAAGTGCTGAAATGGGCCGGCGCGCTGTACCTGTTATGGCTGGCCTGGCAGGCGGTCAAACCCGGCGCGCGCTCGCCGTTCGAGGCCCAGCAATTGCCGCCGGATTCTTCGCGCAAACTGATCACCATGGGTTTTCTGACCAGCGCTTTGAACCCGAAAATCGCGGTGTTTTACCTCTCGGTGTTTCCGCAATTCATCACACCTGAGCACGGCTTGGTGTTCACCCAAAGCATCGTGTTGGGCCTGACCCAGATCAGCGTCAGTTTCTGCATCAATCTGCTGATCGCCCTGTTTGCCGCGAGCATCGCCTCATGGTTCATCAACAACCCGACGTGGCTGGCGGTGCAGCGTTATTTCATGGGTTTTGTGTTGGGTGGTCTGGCGCTGCGCTTGATGCTTGAACAACGCCGGGCGGTGTGA
- the metE gene encoding 5-methyltetrahydropteroyltriglutamate--homocysteine S-methyltransferase — MAVAHTLGFPRIGADRELKKALEAYWKGDIDQSTLESVGRQLRATHWQLQKDAGIDLLPVGDFAWYDQVLSHSLAFGVIPERFDSAKDANGLPTLDTLFAMARGATASCCGEHGQAQYAQELTKWFDTNYHYLVPEFSADQQFKLSWEQLFDEVDEARALGHNVKPVIIGPLTYLWLGKGKSKGNGNDFDKLDLLERLLPVYNEILGRLAAQGVEWVQIDEPILTLDLPQAWKSAFERAYHILQYSPLKKLVATYFSGLQDNLGLAVGLPVQGLHIDAVRAPDQLLHVLDRLPTYKILSVGLVNGRNVWRCELEPVLAQLQLAQERFGDNLWVSSSCSLLHSPVDLEREDKLDPELKSWLAFAVQKCGEIAVLRDALNDPQSPKVQAALAQSRSIQSSRAESPRIHKADVQARINAIGPTDSQRHSPFAKRIEQQRARLQLPAFPTTTIGSFPQTASIRLARQAYKQGKLSANDYTDAMHHEIRHAVQIQERLGLDVLVHGEAERNDMVEYFAEQLDGYAFTRFGWVQSYGSRCVKPAIIYGDLSRPKAMTVDWITYAQNQTDKVMKGMLTGPVTMLMWSFPREDVSRKVQAQQLALALRDEVVDLEAAGIKIVQIDEAAFREGLPLRRAQWQEYLDWAVEAFRLSASGVRDETQIHTHMCYSEFNDVIKAIAAMDADVITIETSRSDMELLEAFEAFDYPNDIGPGVYDIHSPRVPDTAEMVKLMSKAVQRIPAGRLWVNPDCGLKTRAWPETEAALVNMVAAARQLRSQLA, encoded by the coding sequence ATGGCCGTGGCCCACACCCTTGGTTTTCCGCGCATCGGCGCCGACCGCGAATTGAAAAAAGCCCTCGAAGCCTACTGGAAGGGCGATATCGACCAGAGCACATTGGAAAGTGTCGGCCGCCAATTGCGCGCCACCCATTGGCAGTTGCAGAAAGACGCCGGTATCGACTTGCTGCCCGTCGGCGACTTCGCCTGGTACGACCAGGTGCTGTCCCATTCCCTGGCCTTCGGCGTGATTCCCGAGCGTTTCGACAGCGCCAAGGATGCCAACGGCTTGCCAACCCTCGACACCCTGTTCGCCATGGCCCGTGGCGCCACCGCGAGCTGCTGCGGCGAGCATGGTCAGGCGCAGTACGCTCAAGAGTTGACCAAGTGGTTCGACACCAACTACCACTACCTGGTCCCGGAGTTCAGCGCGGATCAACAGTTCAAGCTGAGCTGGGAACAGCTGTTCGATGAGGTCGATGAAGCCCGTGCCCTTGGTCACAACGTCAAACCGGTGATCATCGGCCCTTTAACTTACCTGTGGCTGGGCAAGGGTAAATCAAAGGGCAATGGCAACGACTTCGACAAACTCGATCTGCTGGAACGCCTGCTGCCGGTCTACAACGAAATCCTCGGTCGCCTCGCAGCACAAGGCGTCGAGTGGGTGCAGATAGACGAACCGATCCTGACCCTCGACCTGCCGCAAGCCTGGAAAAGCGCTTTCGAACGCGCCTACCACATCCTTCAATACTCGCCGCTGAAAAAACTCGTGGCGACCTACTTCAGCGGCCTGCAAGACAACCTCGGTCTGGCTGTCGGCCTGCCAGTGCAAGGTTTGCACATCGATGCGGTACGTGCGCCCGACCAATTGCTGCACGTACTCGATCGCTTGCCGACCTACAAGATTCTTTCGGTGGGTCTGGTCAACGGCCGTAACGTCTGGCGCTGCGAACTGGAGCCGGTGCTCGCGCAACTGCAATTGGCCCAGGAACGCTTTGGCGACAATCTGTGGGTCAGCAGTTCCTGTTCACTGCTGCACAGCCCGGTGGATCTGGAGCGCGAAGACAAGCTCGATCCGGAACTGAAAAGCTGGCTGGCATTTGCCGTGCAAAAGTGTGGCGAAATCGCTGTGCTGCGCGATGCCTTGAACGATCCGCAATCGCCCAAGGTGCAAGCGGCCCTGGCCCAGAGCCGCTCGATTCAGAGCAGTCGCGCCGAGTCGCCGCGCATTCACAAAGCCGACGTGCAGGCCCGGATCAATGCGATTGGGCCGACCGACAGCCAACGCCACTCACCGTTTGCCAAACGCATCGAGCAGCAGCGCGCACGCTTGCAACTCCCGGCATTCCCGACCACCACCATCGGCTCGTTCCCGCAGACCGCTTCGATCCGCCTGGCGCGCCAGGCCTACAAGCAAGGCAAACTGTCGGCCAACGACTACACCGATGCCATGCACCACGAAATCCGCCACGCCGTGCAGATTCAGGAACGCCTGGGGCTGGACGTGTTGGTGCACGGTGAGGCAGAGCGCAATGACATGGTCGAATACTTCGCCGAGCAGCTTGATGGTTATGCCTTCACCCGTTTCGGCTGGGTGCAGAGCTACGGTTCCCGTTGCGTGAAACCGGCGATCATCTACGGCGACCTGAGCCGCCCGAAAGCCATGACCGTCGACTGGATCACCTATGCGCAGAACCAGACCGACAAGGTCATGAAAGGCATGCTCACCGGTCCCGTGACGATGCTGATGTGGTCGTTCCCCCGCGAAGACGTGTCGCGCAAAGTCCAGGCGCAACAACTGGCGCTGGCCCTGCGTGACGAAGTGGTGGACCTGGAAGCCGCCGGCATCAAGATCGTGCAGATCGACGAAGCCGCGTTCCGCGAAGGCCTGCCGCTGCGTCGGGCGCAATGGCAGGAATATCTGGATTGGGCGGTCGAAGCATTTCGCCTGAGCGCCAGCGGTGTGCGTGACGAAACCCAGATCCACACCCACATGTGCTATAGCGAATTCAACGACGTGATCAAGGCCATTGCGGCGATGGATGCCGACGTGATCACCATTGAAACTTCGCGCTCGGACATGGAATTACTCGAAGCCTTCGAAGCGTTCGACTATCCGAACGATATCGGCCCGGGCGTCTACGACATCCACTCGCCACGGGTGCCGGACACTGCCGAAATGGTCAAGTTGATGAGCAAAGCGGTGCAGCGCATTCCCGCCGGGCGCTTGTGGGTCAACCCCGATTGCGGTCTGAAAACCCGCGCCTGGCCGGAGACCGAAGCGGCGCTGGTGAACATGGTGGCAGCGGCCCGTCAGCTGCGCAGTCAACTGGCGTGA
- a CDS encoding NUDIX domain-containing protein codes for MSRIIHIAAALLIGPDGRTLLVRKRGTEAFMQPGGKIEADEQPVHALARELKEELGLVIDPALATFLGQFSAPAANEPGFVVQAEIFLLTIDADVTPAAEIEEVLWIDPATDGDVTLAPLTRDLILPFYRASLTVTA; via the coding sequence ATGTCGAGAATTATCCACATCGCCGCCGCTCTGCTGATCGGCCCCGACGGTCGTACGCTATTGGTACGCAAGCGCGGCACCGAGGCGTTCATGCAGCCAGGTGGCAAGATCGAAGCTGACGAACAACCTGTCCATGCCCTGGCCCGTGAGCTGAAAGAAGAGCTGGGTCTGGTCATCGATCCGGCGCTCGCCACCTTTCTCGGGCAGTTCTCGGCCCCCGCCGCCAACGAGCCGGGTTTTGTCGTACAAGCCGAAATTTTTCTGCTGACCATTGATGCCGACGTCACCCCGGCAGCCGAGATCGAAGAAGTGCTCTGGATCGACCCGGCCACCGACGGCGATGTCACTCTGGCGCCATTGACACGCGACCTGATCCTGCCGTTTTATCGAGCTTCGCTGACCGTGACCGCCTGA